The window AACATAGTTTCTACCTGGTAGTGCGAGTGGATGAAGTACACACCTTCCTTTGGTGTGATGCAATCATCAATGaagaactcatgcaaatacccATCACGAAACAGCTTCAGTGCCATGTGGTACAGAGGAACCTTCTTGGTGATGCCATCAGCCTTCAGTAGCTCCATGCAAGCTCTAGCACTTTTGGCTTGCCTCTGTTCCTCCCTTCTTTCTTTGCTCTCATTGGACTGCACCCTTAGGTCAGCCAACCTATTCAGAGCATCTCCAGTGGAGTCACCGCAAATATGCTTGCCGCTGCCACTAGAGACACTGACAGGGGTTACGATCCTTTTTTCCTTTACCGCGCCTCCTCATTGAAGAAGGCTCTGGAGATGCATAAGTAGTGCCATCTGCATGAGGTCCTCAACATCGAGGATCTTAGCCTCCTAGGACACCTGTGACTGTGCCGGCTTGGACCTAGGCACACCGGAGCGGTTTAGCAGCACAGTTCTTCCTCTGTAAACAACATGATGCTCAGCGTTGAATCTGAGCGGTGCATTTCTGAATACACGCGCTCCTCTTCTAAGCTACACAAATTACAGCACATAGTTGGTTTAATCAGAAAATAACCACTTGTATGCATGTACAGATGGCAGGATATAGAAATGGCAGCACATGTAAACATGTAAGCATGTTCAAAACAGTAGAATCTGGAATCAAATACACATAGGCACACATTTGTTATAACAAAGTATATAACAGTAGCAAGTGAAAATACATGTAGTGCAGTTAGTGTACACATGGCAGCAACCATGTGTTgaagttaagaaaaaaaaaacggaagcATATCACCTTCTACCACAATACAACTGAGTAGTTAAAATAAGTGCACAAATATGCGTTCATAAATTGTAGATGCAGCAAGTTGGTACTTAAAAGATAAGTTTTATTTATTGTTGTCATTACATCTAAGATAAATTAAAGTTTTGCTGCAAATACAACACACAATTCAGTTATGTGGTTTGATCACGTTGTTGCTGGAAATATTGTTTTAGATATGTAACACATGCCAACTTTGCAAACAATAACTTCAGCTCCTAAATCTCTTGCTTAATACAGAATAATTCAAACATGTGCAAGTTCAATTATCAGTAATCCTCAACACATGGCACTAACAGGTCAGATTTTAATTACAACATGTCATGGCTGATCGCCTTGGATTATTTTGCAACCTATGCATGCTGCTCATTGTTATCATGATAAATACAGAAACATTGCAGACATGTTCAAATTAAATGTGCTCTTGTCATCTACACATGGCATGAAAAGATCATAGTAGAGAGATCAGAACATGTAAACTTTAATTCAGTACCCTAGACAGATCAGAAAACATTCAACATTCAATTTAATTTgcagaaaaaaatatcattttttgtAATCCATACATTGAGCTCATACTTATCATTCTATGTACAAAAACATTGCACACAATCTGCAGATGTAATATCAGTTGTGAACTACACATGGCATGAAAAGTTCAtatttttctgtgtttttttgAGTGAACTACACACTTACAAGTTTCATTGTGTTTTTCAGAAACAAATGTCTAGGTTTGTGATGTATACATTCAGCTCAAAATTATCTTGGTATATACACAAGCATTTAAAAGAACACACATATTTAATTATCAAATGTGGTGTACACATGGCATGAACAGATCATATTAGGCTGTTTTAAATTAAGGACTACACTTGTGACAAATATGGTGTACACATGGCATGAACATAATATATTGTTAATAACATGGCATAATTAATCATAAATGTAGTTTGACATATCTAGGCATAGAACAAGTGGTCTGTAATGTCATGTACTTTGGGATCAACATTCCAAATATATGTATGATAGTTAATCATACATCTATACACCTATGTATAAAGTTTTGATACACTGGCATCTAGAGTATATCTATAAACCTATATATGCATGAAATTCTGCTACAAGTTTCAATGTAATTTTCAGATACAAATGTCAAATTTTGTAATCTATACTTTGAGCTCATAATTATCTTGGTATATATAGAAGTATTCTAAAGatattgaaatttaattatcaaATATGGTGTACACATGGCATGAACATATCATACTAGGTTGTTTTAAATTCAGTAAGACTACACGCATGACAATGAACATATGAACATATTGCTGATAACATGGCATAATTAATCATAAATATAGTTTGACATATCGCTAGGCATGGAACAAGTAATCTGTCATTCGAAATACTTTAGGATTAACATTCCAAATATATGTATGACAGTAAATCATACATCTATAGACCTATGTATGAATCATGCATGTAGAGGCCTATGTTTTGAACTATGCTACATCTGGTCTGTAATGTCATTCATCTGGAGGCCTATGTTTGTTAAAGCTCCTACTCTATATGGCTCTATTGATCCACTGATGGTGGTGTGTGAAGCATCTATGTTTTCAAATTTGCTACATGTAATCTCTAGTGTCATGAACTTTAGGAAAAATTGCATGGCATGCGCAAAATGGAAAAATTGCAAAGTTAAACTATACATAACCCTTCCATCTGCTCCCACCATTCAGAGTTTACTTGGATGGAGCCAGTGTAGGGATCTTGCCCCAGATCGGTGGCCATTCATTCCAGCTAGGTCCATGTTTGGAAACGGTGGCGACAGTGGTCCCATAAGTTCTTCAGCTACTGCTTGTTCATGACCCTTCTCGTACATCTTGTTCTGCAGATTCATGTATCCTTGAGCTTTGGGGCAGCTGGAGGTGATGATGCAGCCCTCAATTTCTTCCATGCAGCTATCCAGGAATGCTTTCAGCTCCGCCTACGTCCAATGGGTGTGACCGCCAGCCATCTAACAACCCAAGTCAAGCAAGCAAGTAGGTTGAAAATAAAAGCTAGAACTTGTGCTTTACCTTTCTTAGGGCCTTTACAGTGCACCTACGTGGCGAGTTATCGTTTTCCATCTAGGCCAAACTCTGACgtggataaaaaaaaaggtggtgGCCTGGTGGGACCCGTATCTTTGCAAAGGTTTGCATCTCCTACCAAGGATCCGGTTTCCTCAGGCCCAAAAAGAAACTGTGAGTGGTCCCCTCTCCCATGTCGCGTGCTACTACTCTCAATTTTCCCGATTATTCCCCTATACGTCATCCCTCTGCTTGGCTCcaccgacctcgtcgtcgtcgattcGCCGGTGGGTCCACCACCGCCTCGGCTTCCTCAACCACCGCCGCGTCCCCGTGCGAGTGGGCTTGAGCGGCGTCCGGGAGTGGAGAGGCCCCGATAGGGATAGGAGAGAGGCCCGCGGTGGCGGAGTTTGTCGCCGAGGTGGGGGGAGTGGGGAGAGGCCGCCAGCGGCAGAGTTCGTCGCCGAGGTGAGGAGAGGACGGAGGCAGCGGCATCGCTGGTAAACTCGCCAAGGTTGGTGGGTGGAGAAAATGGAGAGGATTGTGCAGTGGTGGTGGGTGCCTGGGTGGGGTTGAGATTTGTATTATTTCCTCCACTGTAAGGTGTTCATTGTAAAATTTGTACTTCTTTCTAAATTGAGAAAAATATGAGGGCTAAAATCAAAAGTGGTAGGAGCTAAAACGAAAAATCGAAGTCACCCATGAGGCCATTTGCACTGTGGGGAACCAAAATTTGGACACAGTATCTTTAGTCTATGTGGCAGTTTTAGGTTCTTCAAATGGGTAGTTTGCATTACTACTGCCCTTGGTGCTACGAGTCGAGCAAGTCCCAATCGAGTGAAGATGCAACTCTGGCCGGAGTGAGGCGGCGGACCAGCTGCAAGATAGCTTCATGGAACTTTGCAGCGATGATGATGAGTGCTCGCGCTACGGCCTGGATGTCGTCTTCAGCTGTGGCAGTGTAGCTGGCGTCGGATTGCAGAGACTTGGATGAACCCTGAGAGGATTTCAGATCTAAAGCCACCTCTCGCCGTTTTGCCGAAGTAAATGGCAACTGTGGAGAGGATATCAAGGGCTCGGTGGTGGAGTGCTAGAGATGAAGCTTCCGTTTCACGCCTTTGGATGCCATGGCCGGATCCACAAGATGGCTTAATATAGCTATGAGTTCAAGTCCCCCTCTCCACCAATTTTGGCAATGGCGCCTCCTTGGATGCCGGATGGGACGTGAATCTCCGGCCCTATTCGGCACGAGAACTCACCAGAGCAGCAGACGCGCGCTGGAGAGGCTGATGCACTGTCGGTGGAATCGACGCCGCGCCGATGCTTGCTGCGACTGTGCCTCTCGTTTTTTCTCCACCTCCAATGCGCTAATATTCGATCTAAGTGCTTCTcccctactccctccgtctaaaaaaatttAACCTAGAAGGGGATTGTTCATTATTCTAGGAGGGGTCACATTCTGTtataggttgagttttttttttttttttgatggagtGTATGTGCCTGGCAACCCTCCTGCCCAATGAGCCATCGACGTCGAGCGCATGGTCTACCGCTTGCACGCCGCTCAGGACAAGCAGGAGCCGATGCAGATCTCGATTCGCCTCCGTGACCAACGGTTGCTTTAGTGTTCGGAGGAGAAAGATGAGGGACTCCGCAAGAACAGGTGGAGAAAGCAATGCACGAACGAGCGACCGAAAGCTATCCACGCCGTCACCCTCACGGTTGGCTTGAACAGTAACTCAACAGGCCAGTCCATCTCGCGGTACCGAGATTATTGCACCATCTTAATTTCAGCCCATCCGAATCCCAGCTTTCCAACGGGCCCAAAAAAATGGTCCAAACCACCGCATTCCAGAATGTAATTCACCAGGTGTATACCATTGCCAATGCGCAAGCTGAGCAGATCATGATCAAATGCATAGCAATGATCTAACCAGTAGTATTATACTATCATATAGTACTAATCATTCAACTGCATTCAAAATGAGCTGGCCATGAAATCAGTCTCACAATTTTCCATGGTTTTAATCAGAGAAACCAACTCGGCAGACAAAAAAGGGTATCGGAACTGACATTAAGTTTTGATCATCCATAATTTAGTAACAGCCCAAATCTCCTAAAAGGTAAAGCAACTAGCAACACCATCTCTACTCAGCTGCTGCAACCTCCCCTGCCACCGCCTCGTCAGTCTCAGCAGGCCTGTCCAGCTTCATACCGACATCTTCCTTGTAGTCACCGTGTACCTGTAAAACCAATAAAGACCACATTTTCTCAGAATCTATACTCCTTTTAAACAAGGGCAATGGTGCCACCAAGTACagtattatttttatttcccaCCTACTCCATCATGTTTTGTACCAACTATCCAAACTATCCATGATTTTATCATATTTCATCTGTAACAACATCTACAGGAATGAAATTGTCCCAAAAACCTCActattaattagatttaatccaCAGAAAAGCACAGGTGTTTGGCTAGTAAAGTTACGTACACACAGGAACTAGGAgtggaaaaaaaacatctgGCACTACTGAGGACATCAAGAGGCAGCATACTGAGGCCAATTTGTGTTGGCTGCCTTCAACGTTATTTGAGGCTGTTAACAAACATGTTTTGTACTTGGACGCCATATCATGTTTAAATTTACTTGCTACATTCTGTGAcagtaaaaaaaagaactccGGCCAGGTCATTTAGCCCCCCTAATACTTGAGTAAGTCTTGCTTCCAAATCAACACTACAGTACAGCACTATTTACAGAAGGCAAGCCCTAATATAAGATTTGAGCTAATATTGGCTGCCTAAGAGCACAAAATTGCCTAGGAATTTTTTATCAGGAAAAATTATCTAAATGCATAATGTCATAAACCCTAAAATATATTGTTAAAACTCGGTATTGCAACATCTTACACTAAAAGTTAGTATTCAAGTCAAAGCAAAATCCTGAACTAAGTATTTTAGGGCAGCCAGGTTATAGCAGGGGAGTTAGTAAACATAGTTGATTCCAACACATAGCAAATATACTAGATAGATTTTCTAATAAGATTCCAAAGCCAATAACCATGCTAATACATTTCTCAGAAGAATAACCAGGAGCACTAAAGGCATCTAGCTAGGCATGAGAATAAGGTTCCTCACCTCCATCAACTTCCCAAGATCAAACTTCGGTGCCTTCAAGATCTTCACCTTGCGGATGAACACATTTTGGAGAGGGAATATACTTGAAGTTGACTTCTCGATCTCCTTTCCAATGACTTCAGGGATGAATTTTGAAACCAGTTCTTTCAAGTCACATGTTGATGCCTGGTTGGCCATGATCTCAACCATCTTCCGGCGGATCTTCAAACAGTGGACAAAAATAAAGTAAACAACAAGAACATACCTCATCTCAAAAAACAAGAACTTACCTAGTACAGAACATGCAAAAAAGTATGACAAAACTTTTACCTGCCGGATCTGGCTAGCCTGAGCGTAACAGGTACGCTTCACCTGATTTGGGCGGCGCTTGGTGAAACCAATGCAAAACAGGCGGAGCATGTAGTTATCTGTGGTCTTAACATCCACATGGGCTTCAATCAATGTTTGCCATTTCTTGACCAAGGACCTAAGTTTGTCCGTGGTAAAACTCATGCCCTAGAGAAAATATGTATTGGTTTAGACTACATAGGACAAAAGGGATCACAGATACAACACAAAAGGATTAATGAACAATCAATGCTCATTCTTACCCAGAAATTCGTGAGGACATTCCTCCCCTGAACATCCTCAGCACGAAGTCTAACCTTCCTGTAAGCCTGATCCTCGTCATTCTGAAGATCCGCCAAGGAGACTTCAAAGACACGATGCTTGAGACCCTCAGATGCAATCTAGAAAATAATTTCATGAATAATAATCAGCAACAGACATAGTGCTGTAAAAAATTCAGATAACCTTAGGAAGATTACACAAAGAAATATCTTGGGTATTTAAACATCAGACTAAAATATCTAATTAGTGAGAACACATGATAGTGTTACTGAAATCAAGCATTTGATGTATGACGCATTAAAGGCAGCAAACATTAAAGGCAGCAAAAAGGTTACTCCAAGTACATCTCAGCAAGAATCAATCACCTCaagaacttatatatatgattagtGTTCATCAAATGAAATGAAACATTCCATGTATCAGCCATAAAAATCTAGGAGAGTAGAACAAGTACAGCACAGAAGAAATCTTGCCAGAACTCCCACATTTGCATTAACGAAACAAACTTCTAGCCAAAACATAAAAATGCATCAAGACATCACAATCACAATAACTACATCAACGCCAACATTAATCCCTTAGCCTACTCAGATATAGAATGACGCAGCCACGCAGATCCAAACAGATAGATTCCGCACATGTACTCACAGACAGTGATACAAAATGAAAGCATGGATCAGATCGCGGATTGAGGTTGACGGGCGCGAATGgggaacgaacgaacgaacctTGGTCCCCTGGGTCCTGGAGACGAGGGTCTTGCCGATGTTGCGGACGGAGAACACGGTCGGCGCCTTGATGTCGTACCAATCCTTCTTGGAAAAGGGATCGACGCTGCACCCACacggagagagaaaaagagaagaagtcCCAAATCAGAATCCCCCAAAAACCCCAAGCAAGAACAAGCAGCTCAGAGAGGACGAGAGGTGTGGCGCCCACACCGCCCGCGCGCAAGCAGCTTACGTCTTCTTCTTGCTGCCCTTCCTGCCCTTGGAGATCCTCTTGTTCTTGCCCACGGCCATGGctgctcctccctctcctccggggttagggtttgggagtgagtggcggcggcgcaggtgggAGAAGAGGTAGAAGAGGCGAAACCTAGTGGCCTGGGTGGGGTTTTGTAAGGGAGGGGTGGCTCGATCGGACGGCTGGGATGTGCCAAGCCGCAACACGAACTTAGCCCAGCTTGGTCGAGCTCGGCTCGGTGAAGCTCGCAAGCGTTACAAGTAGGAAGAAGAGGGATTTCATTCGGCTCGATTTCCAGTCGAGAGCCCAGCAGAAAACGAGTTTGCAACAAGCCGAGCTCAAGTAGCTGAGCCTTGAGGCCCATTTGGAGTTCCTTTTAACGTGTGATGGTTTAAGCCCAAGTATGGGAATCAGACTTATATTTAGGGTTTAATATGGATTTGTTAATGTGTAGTCTGATTATAGTTGTAtaaataatttgattttttttattgatcttCCTTTAGCCCTTTGCTTGGACTAGAGTGAAATCGAATTCTTAAATTATAATTGAACTATATTTGTTGTATTTGAATTATCTCCCCTTTTATAATTCGTCAATATATTGCTTGTGTTTGTGTATAACGTATGACCTTGTGATTAGCGAATTAAATTGGTATTTGATTCCCGGACTTTTATTACATCATAATTGgattatatagaaaaaaattggtGTTTGATTTCTCTGTGCTTTATTTGATATTTGTAAATTAGTTCATTTACATTCCTCGGTAGGTTTTggtatttaattatttatagttCCGTTTTAAGGTGAAGTTCCACATAACTCAAGCAACAAGATCCTAGAATGATGcaaaagttggaaattttacTGATCTTTAACTGAATATTTAGGGTGTTACACTTTCTCTTTCGTAAAATCTATTTGGAGAGGCCTCTTGATTTTGCCTTAACTAGTGACGTCTAAATACGGAGAAACGTGGAGAAGTCCAGCTACTACATggtactacatgcatgcattttttttaatatacatgTACGTCCCTTTCCTCTTCaaataaagttttctctcaaattacttatccgatctacaatccgattacaccattgtgttcgttacaattaaatcttcacaacaaaaTCTTAcgtgattatattacgatgaaaaaatatttatatttataaattacttttattatatatgtaagttactcttatctcatatatatatatatatatatatatatatatatatatatatatatatacatatatatataaaagttacttttagagttgactaaattacttcttagacatataaaagtaaatttaatagagtctaaaagtaatttacatatatttgtcagagttacggataaggtataccctctacccttggatgtacGCTATACGACAATATGGTACATCTGCGCGTGTACGGACGTTCTCTGTATACACTAAGGAAATCCATCACGAAGTCCACCAATGGAAAGGTTCCTACCCGTATAGGACTGGGTCGTCACTATATCGTGCAGGGtacgatgtctccgagtcctacttggagaccacaTGACCTGCGATATAATAGG of the Oryza sativa Japonica Group chromosome 2, ASM3414082v1 genome contains:
- the LOC4329042 gene encoding small ribosomal subunit protein eS1-like gives rise to the protein MAVGKNKRISKGRKGSKKKTVDPFSKKDWYDIKAPTVFSVRNIGKTLVSRTQGTKIASEGLKHRVFEVSLADLQNDEDQAYRKVRLRAEDVQGRNVLTNFWGMSFTTDKLRSLVKKWQTLIEAHVDVKTTDNYMLRLFCIGFTKRRPNQVKRTCYAQASQIRQIRRKMVEIMANQASTCDLKELVSKFIPEVIGKEIEKSTSSIFPLQNVFIRKVKILKAPKFDLGKLMEVHGDYKEDVGMKLDRPAETDEAVAGEVAAAE